The genomic DNA CTTAAGTGCTTCCGCTCTGTTAACCTCCCTCTTCGGTCGAAAAGACCCATCCGGGTAACCATTGATCACACCATTTTGCTTTAAGTATCTGATAGCCGGTAAATATGGGTGATTTTCATCAATATCAGTAAAAAGTACAGCGTATACAGTGGATGTGTATATACTTATTGATAGAATTATACTTAATAGTATGGTTAGTAGCCTAATTATTTTATTCGATTTCATGAGTTTTTTTTAAGCTTCTCTTAACTTTAGAACGACTTTTCGTCGTTCGCCGTTACCGGTACTTTCGGTAGTTACATCTGAAAATTGTTCTGAATTTAGATAAGTGTGTACAACTCTTCTAAAAAAAGGTGACATCGGCGCTAACGCTTGAGGTTTTTTTGAGTTGCGTAAGAAATTTACTTTTCTATCCGCCAAAGCTTTAACATCTTCTATTTGTTGCTTCCTGTATCCATCAACATCAAGAACTATATTTAGGCCCATTTCTCCTTTTCTCTTAAGTATTGTTAGGAGTAGGGTTTGTAATGCTTGCAGCGTTGCTCCATGCCGTCCTATTAGGTCTTTTGCCTCTTCACTGTCTATGTTTACATAGTACTCATTAGACTCTTCCTCGACCACTCTTATACTCATAAAGTCTATT from Candidatus Peregrinibacteria bacterium includes the following:
- a CDS encoding R3H domain-containing nucleic acid-binding protein; translation: METIIKNLLDELLIKMGIDFMSIRVVEEESNEYYVNIDSEEAKDLIGRHGATLQALQTLLLTILKRKGEMGLNIVLDVDGYRKQQIEDVKALADRKVNFLRNSKKPQALAPMSPFFRRVVHTYLNSEQFSDVTTESTGNGERRKVVLKLREA